GGGTGTCGAAACCGGCGCGGAAGGCCGCGTCGGCGAGGCGGGCGTCGGCGTCCTTGAGGCGCTGGGCGGTGTCCTCGGCGCGCCGCGCGGCCTCGGCCGCCTCGGTGAGCCGTGCGGCCCGGCGTTCGAGTTCGGCGGCCCGCGCGGCCACGCTCCCGCTGGAGCCCCGCGCATGCGCCAGCTCGCCTTCGAGCGACACTCTCTCCCGTTCCAGGGCCTCACGGCGGGCCAGCCGGGAGGCGACCCTGAGCTCGGCGTCCCGGCGTGCGGCGGCCCTGCGGTCGTGCTCCTGCTCGGCCCGGCGCAGTTCCTCGCGCGCGGCGTGCAGCCCGGACGCCTCCCGCCGGGCCCGTGCGTGCTGCCGCTCCAGTTCCTCGGCCTCCTCGGCGAGTCGGCCGGTCGGCGTGTCGCCCGCCTCGGCGGTCGCGGCGGCCAGCGCCTCCCGCACGACGCCGAGACGCCGCTCGTTCTCGGCGTGCGCCTCCTCCGCGCGCCGGCAGGCGGCGTGCGCCCGCTCCTCCGTCTCCCGGTCGACGTGCCCCGCGACCTTCCGCGCGGGGGCGGGGTGCTCGGTGGCGCCGCAGACGGCGCAGGGTTCGCCGTCCTGCAGGTTCGCGGCCAGTTCGGCGGCGATGCCGTCGAGGCGCTGTTCCTTCAGGTCGAGCCAGTGGGCACGCGCCTGGAGCGCACGCTCGCCCGAGGCGAGGGCCTGCTTCCGGGCCTCCTCGGTGTCCCCGGCCAGCTGGTCGCGCATCCGTGCGGCGCCGAGCCGCCTCTGCACCGGTTCGCGGCGCACGGCGAGCTGCTCGGCCCGGGAGGCGGCCTCCTGAGCGGCGTCGATACGGTCCTGGAGGCCGGCCCGGTCCGCCTCCCATCCGGCGAGCCAGACCTCGGCCTCGTGCAGCACCTCCTCGTCGGTGCGCTCCTGCCGGTCCAGGTCGGCGCGCTCGGCGCGGACGTCGGCCAGCCGCCGCTCGGCCCGGCGTGCGGCGTCCAGGCCGCCCAGCTCCTCGGCGGTCCGGCGCGCGGCGGCCGCCAGACCGGCGGCGCCCGCCTCGGCGTGACCTGCCGGCAGCGCGGCACGCGCGCGTGCCTCCGCAGCGGTGGCCGCGCGGTGCTCGGCGTCGGCCGACTCCCGCAGCTCCAGCGCGGGCGCGACGGCCTCCGCCCGCCGGGACCGCTCCATGCGTTCCCGGTCCGCGCGGTGCGCCTCGCCCCGCTCCTCCAGCAGCCGGGCCCGCTCCCGGGCATCCGCGAACCGGCGCTGCAGACGTTCCAGTTCGCGTACGTCGTCCAGGGCACGGTCGGCCACGGCCCGGGCGGACTCGGCGGCGGCGAGCCGGCACCGGGCGACCGTCAGCCGTTCCCGCGCGGTGCTGCGGGCGACGGCGGCGGCGCTCAGCACGGCCTCGGCCAGCCCCGGGTCGCCGGGCGCCAGCTCGGGCAGCTCCATCGCGCCGTCCGCCGCCTGCTGCATGCGGTGGGCGTCGGCCAGCAGGTCCGCGTCCCCGTCGCGCACGTCCGCCTCGGTGGCGCGTCGGCGTTCGGCGAGCCGCTTCTCCACCTCCGCGAACCGGTGGGTGTCGAAGAGGCGGCCCAGCAGCCGGCCGCGGGCCTCGGCGTCGGCGCGCAGGAACCGCGCGAAGTCGCCCTGCGGCAGCAGCACCACCTGGCAGAACTGCTCGCGGCTCATGCCGAGCAGCTGCGTGATCTCCTCGCCGATCTCCTGGTGGGAGCGGCTGAGGTCCTTCCAGGCGCCGGTGTCGTACTCGCGCAGCCAGGTCTGCGCCTTGTCGAGCGTGGTGCCGGTGCCGCGCTTCTTGGGACGCGCCCAGGGCGGCTGGCGGGTGATCTCCAAACGGCGTCCGGCGACGGTCAGTTCCAGCGTGACGGAGGTGCGCGTGCCGGGCGCGGCGTGGTCGCTGCGCAGGGCGGTGCCCTGGCCGTTCTGCCGGGCGCCCGGCACGGAGCCGTACAGCGCGTAGCACACGGCGTCCAGGACGGAGGTCTTGCCCGCGCCGGTCGGTCCGTGCAGCAGGAAGAGTCCC
This region of Streptomyces chromofuscus genomic DNA includes:
- a CDS encoding AAA family ATPase: MRLHRLDITAFGPFGGTQSVDFDELSAAGLFLLHGPTGAGKTSVLDAVCYALYGSVPGARQNGQGTALRSDHAAPGTRTSVTLELTVAGRRLEITRQPPWARPKKRGTGTTLDKAQTWLREYDTGAWKDLSRSHQEIGEEITQLLGMSREQFCQVVLLPQGDFARFLRADAEARGRLLGRLFDTHRFAEVEKRLAERRRATEADVRDGDADLLADAHRMQQAADGAMELPELAPGDPGLAEAVLSAAAVARSTARERLTVARCRLAAAESARAVADRALDDVRELERLQRRFADARERARLLEERGEAHRADRERMERSRRAEAVAPALELRESADAEHRAATAAEARARAALPAGHAEAGAAGLAAAARRTAEELGGLDAARRAERRLADVRAERADLDRQERTDEEVLHEAEVWLAGWEADRAGLQDRIDAAQEAASRAEQLAVRREPVQRRLGAARMRDQLAGDTEEARKQALASGERALQARAHWLDLKEQRLDGIAAELAANLQDGEPCAVCGATEHPAPARKVAGHVDRETEERAHAACRRAEEAHAENERRLGVVREALAAATAEAGDTPTGRLAEEAEELERQHARARREASGLHAAREELRRAEQEHDRRAAARRDAELRVASRLARREALERERVSLEGELAHARGSSGSVAARAAELERRAARLTEAAEAARRAEDTAQRLKDADARLADAAFRAGFDTPQAAAAALLDATAHRELQRRLDARQAEEAAVRAVLAETDTAAAAQRRPADLTAAEQAAAAAEKRVRDAASACDAATRRCTELDRLSARAAAGVRRLGPLRDAYDRVARLAALAAGTSAENERRMRLESYVLAARLEQVAAAATVRLQRMSSGRYTLVHSDDRSGRGRSGLGLHVVDAWTGRERDTATLSGGETFFASLALALGLADVVTDETGGVRLDTLFIDEGFGSLDDQTLDEVLDVLDSLRERDRSVGIVSHVADLRRRIHAQLEVVKGRSGSVLRQRGTG